A single region of the Gemmatimonas sp. UBA7669 genome encodes:
- a CDS encoding DUF2231 domain-containing protein, producing the protein MLASFMPDPLHAALVHMPVAFAVLAPVAAAGALLLVSRGADVPRSWGMVVVLLTLLSVSAVVAKSTGEDQEDRVEEVVPHAAIETHEEAADVFTIGSFVLLAVAAVGLVRGQMGRWARLTATLGTLALLWAGYAVGHSGGRLVYQHGAAAVYRDSTLSGAAPPTGESARDR; encoded by the coding sequence ATGCTGGCCTCGTTCATGCCCGACCCGTTGCACGCCGCGTTGGTGCACATGCCGGTGGCTTTCGCGGTATTGGCACCGGTGGCTGCAGCCGGCGCGCTGCTGCTGGTGTCGCGCGGTGCGGATGTGCCGCGCAGCTGGGGAATGGTGGTCGTGCTGCTAACCTTGTTGTCCGTGAGTGCCGTGGTCGCCAAATCCACGGGTGAGGATCAGGAGGACCGCGTGGAAGAGGTGGTGCCGCACGCAGCCATCGAAACGCACGAAGAGGCAGCGGATGTCTTCACCATCGGGTCTTTTGTCCTGCTGGCGGTCGCGGCTGTCGGACTCGTGCGCGGCCAGATGGGACGGTGGGCTCGGCTGACCGCGACACTCGGCACGCTGGCCCTGCTCTGGGCCGGCTACGCGGTGGGCCACTCGGGTGGACGGCTGGTGTATCAGCACGGGGCCGCGGCGGTGTACCGCGATTCCACGCTGTCCGGCGCTGCTCCACCCACTGGCGAGTCAGCGCGCGATCGCTGA
- a CDS encoding APH(3') family aminoglycoside O-phosphotransferase codes for MSDATVNLTSLPADLRTRLAGYTATPVTTGESGGEVHRLSAPGLPDCFLKAGRGSVSDDITHEMLRLTWLDGRLPAPRVLHFVRNDDHAALLSTALPGVAAAEWLAAHPERAADAVHSIAKFLRQLHALPVEHCPFEAGHVLRLAAARQRLDAGLVDEEDFDEARAGMSAEAVWTAMQAMLPLSFERVVTHGDFSLDNIFLADGRVTGCLDVGRLGVADPYQDVAILWNNLSELGAELQETWLSAFGMMPPDNARLAFHCCLDEFF; via the coding sequence ATGAGCGACGCTACGGTCAACCTCACCAGTCTCCCGGCCGATCTGCGGACGCGTCTGGCCGGATACACCGCCACCCCAGTGACGACCGGCGAATCGGGGGGCGAGGTGCACCGTCTCTCGGCGCCGGGGCTACCCGACTGCTTTCTCAAGGCGGGTCGTGGCAGCGTGTCCGACGACATCACCCACGAAATGCTGCGGCTCACGTGGCTTGATGGGCGACTGCCGGCGCCGCGCGTGCTGCATTTTGTGCGTAATGACGACCACGCCGCGCTGCTTTCAACCGCGCTGCCTGGCGTGGCGGCCGCCGAGTGGTTGGCGGCGCATCCGGAACGCGCCGCTGACGCCGTGCACAGCATCGCAAAGTTTCTGCGCCAGTTGCACGCGCTCCCGGTGGAGCATTGCCCCTTCGAGGCGGGGCATGTGTTGCGCTTGGCGGCTGCGCGTCAGCGCCTCGACGCCGGTCTTGTGGACGAGGAGGATTTCGACGAGGCGCGGGCAGGCATGTCAGCCGAAGCGGTGTGGACAGCGATGCAGGCCATGTTGCCACTCTCGTTCGAGCGGGTGGTCACGCATGGCGACTTCTCGCTCGACAACATCTTCCTCGCAGACGGTCGCGTGACCGGTTGTCTTGACGTGGGCCGACTGGGTGTAGCCGACCCCTATCAGGACGTGGCGATACTGTGGAACAACCTGTCCGAGCTTGGCGCCGAGCTGCAGGAGACGTGGCTGTCGGCGTTCGGTATGATGCCGCCTGACAACGCACGTCTCGCATTCCACTGCTGCCTCGACGAATTCTTCTGA
- a CDS encoding SRPBCC family protein, whose amino-acid sequence MTLRDTTAPDQTHALAFEFDLPHPPEKVWRALTTPELLAEWLLPVIGWDTQPGTAFTFKTQPYPGWDGTVNCRLLDYEPHTRLRYAWTVPMLDTEVSFTLTPTATGTHLLLVQSGFREDQKQNWGGARYGWKMMGGKLVALLDALP is encoded by the coding sequence ATGACGCTGCGCGATACCACCGCCCCCGACCAGACCCACGCGCTCGCCTTCGAATTCGATCTGCCGCACCCGCCTGAAAAGGTCTGGCGTGCGCTCACCACCCCGGAACTGTTGGCCGAATGGCTGCTGCCTGTCATCGGCTGGGACACGCAGCCCGGCACAGCATTCACCTTCAAGACGCAGCCCTATCCAGGCTGGGATGGCACCGTGAACTGCCGTCTGCTCGACTATGAGCCGCACACGCGACTGCGCTACGCCTGGACGGTGCCCATGCTCGACACCGAGGTCAGCTTCACGCTTACCCCAACGGCAACGGGCACACACCTGCTGTTGGTGCAGTCCGGCTTCCGCGAAGACCAGAAGCAGAACTGGGGCGGCGCGCGTTATGGTTGGAAGATGATGGGCGGCAAGCTCGTGGCCCTGTTGGACGCGCTGCCATGA
- a CDS encoding ArsR/SmtB family transcription factor, which produces MPTTAEREDRVFSALADPSRRAIFESLTRGEAAVKDLTARFDISQPAVSQHLAVLKEAGLVTGRRDGRQVFYRVEPKGMKPLIDWLTHYRAFWLDRVGRLERLLETLD; this is translated from the coding sequence ATGCCCACCACCGCTGAACGCGAAGACCGAGTGTTCTCCGCTCTGGCCGATCCGAGTCGACGTGCGATCTTCGAGTCGCTGACTCGCGGCGAGGCAGCCGTGAAGGATCTCACGGCTCGATTCGACATCTCGCAACCTGCCGTGTCGCAGCACCTCGCCGTGCTCAAGGAGGCCGGTCTCGTGACTGGCCGCCGCGATGGTCGCCAGGTGTTCTACCGTGTGGAGCCCAAGGGCATGAAGCCCCTCATTGACTGGCTGACGCACTATCGGGCATTCTGGCTCGATCGCGTGGGTCGCCTCGAACGCCTGCTGGAGACGCTCGACTGA
- a CDS encoding penicillin acylase family protein yields MTSPVIPLLALCLSALVASNTLSGQSASSPAPDSSTPLIRRTEYGVPHVTAANFRGIGVGLGYAMSEDYGERVLRVLLRNKGWMGRVFGTDSMGGDWNALLAVQRVRETYHLLDADTRAVYEGFADGVNRWIRTNRAALPAWAEPAFTGHDVAAGDIGQANVTAAQRLVLRRLRSDSLSAAASPARDEPAYSEDGSNAWALAPSRTTSGRAILLRNPHLSWTAGYWEAHVTVPGKLDFYGDFRIGGPFGVIAGFNRNLGWATTNNATDLDEVYALDVDPSDSLRYVFDGVSQPLHVESLTVLVRGAAGLVPRTRVQWSTPLGPVVHRTPGTLYVVRAGPAGEYRGGQQFLAMMRARSLREWKAALAMRARATSNLTYADRAGNIFTIWMASLPSLPHAATGDSLFTRARTSNDIWTRLLPLDSLPQFLNPRGGYVHNENDPPHFGNLRAVLDTSRFPANVERGAFDLRSQLAVQLVGGNDKLSLAEVMRRKHSYRMLLADRVKPDLLRALRADSTTPALANATRLLTRWDNTVSPDSRGSTLFETWWRLYTAAARDSAFAEPWRWAQLATTPRGLGRPDLVRSSMLAAIDTMQARWGTPDVAWGDVHRVRRGAVDVPVGGCSGALGCFRVLGYERAPDGKLAANTGDGWVLAVEFGATGPRAYSVLAYGQSDNPASPHHADQAEMFARGQYKPVWFTEAEVRAHTQRTYRPE; encoded by the coding sequence ATGACATCACCCGTCATCCCCTTGCTCGCGCTGTGTCTCAGCGCGCTCGTTGCGTCAAACACGCTATCGGGACAGTCCGCTTCGTCGCCAGCGCCGGATTCCAGCACGCCACTCATCCGTCGCACCGAGTATGGCGTACCACACGTCACGGCCGCGAACTTCCGCGGCATTGGCGTGGGACTGGGCTACGCCATGAGCGAGGACTACGGTGAGCGTGTGCTGCGCGTCCTGTTGCGCAACAAGGGCTGGATGGGACGGGTGTTTGGCACAGACAGCATGGGTGGCGATTGGAACGCGCTGCTGGCCGTGCAGCGCGTGCGCGAGACGTATCATCTGCTGGACGCCGACACACGTGCGGTGTACGAGGGCTTTGCCGACGGGGTGAATCGCTGGATTCGTACCAACCGTGCGGCGCTGCCGGCCTGGGCCGAGCCGGCATTCACGGGACATGACGTGGCAGCCGGCGACATCGGGCAGGCCAACGTGACGGCGGCGCAGCGCCTCGTCCTGCGAAGGCTGCGCAGCGACAGTCTATCGGCAGCGGCGTCTCCAGCGCGTGACGAGCCCGCATACAGTGAAGACGGATCAAACGCCTGGGCGCTCGCGCCAAGCCGCACCACGTCGGGGCGTGCCATCCTGTTGCGCAATCCGCATCTCTCGTGGACGGCCGGCTATTGGGAAGCCCACGTCACCGTGCCGGGGAAACTCGATTTCTACGGCGATTTCCGCATTGGTGGGCCCTTTGGCGTGATTGCCGGCTTCAACCGCAATCTGGGCTGGGCCACCACCAACAACGCCACCGATCTCGACGAAGTGTACGCGCTCGATGTCGATCCGTCTGACAGTCTGCGCTATGTCTTCGACGGCGTATCGCAGCCCCTGCATGTGGAGTCACTCACCGTGTTGGTGCGTGGTGCTGCGGGCCTCGTGCCACGCACCCGCGTGCAGTGGAGCACGCCGCTTGGTCCGGTGGTGCATCGCACACCCGGCACGCTCTACGTGGTGCGGGCCGGTCCGGCTGGTGAGTACCGCGGGGGCCAGCAGTTCCTGGCCATGATGCGTGCGCGCTCGCTGCGCGAATGGAAGGCGGCACTGGCGATGCGCGCACGGGCCACCAGCAACCTCACGTATGCGGATCGCGCGGGCAACATCTTCACGATCTGGATGGCCAGCCTGCCCAGTCTCCCGCATGCGGCCACTGGCGACAGCCTCTTCACGCGCGCTCGCACGTCGAATGACATCTGGACGCGACTGCTGCCACTCGATTCCCTGCCGCAGTTTCTCAATCCACGCGGCGGCTATGTGCACAACGAGAACGATCCACCGCACTTTGGCAACCTGCGCGCCGTACTCGACACCTCGCGCTTTCCGGCCAACGTGGAGCGCGGCGCGTTCGATCTGCGCAGTCAACTAGCCGTGCAGCTGGTTGGTGGCAACGACAAGCTGTCGCTTGCCGAAGTGATGCGGCGCAAACATTCGTATCGCATGCTGCTGGCCGATCGCGTGAAGCCCGACCTGCTTCGTGCGCTGCGGGCCGACTCGACCACTCCGGCACTCGCCAATGCCACGCGGCTGTTGACGCGCTGGGACAACACCGTGTCGCCGGACAGTCGTGGCAGCACGCTGTTCGAAACGTGGTGGCGCCTGTACACAGCGGCCGCGCGCGATAGCGCCTTCGCCGAGCCATGGCGCTGGGCGCAACTTGCCACGACGCCGCGCGGATTGGGTCGTCCTGATCTCGTGCGCTCCAGCATGCTGGCCGCCATCGATACCATGCAGGCGCGCTGGGGCACTCCGGACGTGGCCTGGGGCGACGTGCACCGGGTCCGGCGCGGTGCGGTGGATGTGCCCGTGGGCGGCTGCAGCGGCGCGCTGGGCTGCTTTCGGGTCCTGGGCTACGAGCGTGCGCCCGACGGCAAACTCGCCGCCAACACCGGCGACGGATGGGTGTTGGCCGTGGAGTTCGGTGCCACAGGGCCGCGAGCCTACTCGGTGTTGGCCTATGGGCAAAGCGACAATCCCGCCTCGCCACACCATGCCGATCAAGCGGAGATGTTTGCCCGAGGGCAGTACAAGCCGGTGTGGTTCACCGAGGCCGAAGTTCGTGCGCACACTCAGCGCACGTACAGACCGGAATAG
- a CDS encoding SRPBCC family protein: MPDIIHRLGTTAPLATVYDALATVSGIAGWWTRATTGTSTVGERITSRFHAPDGTEVGAFVYEVRDLVPGQRVRWHVIEGPEEWVGTDIEFHIAQEGEHSIVLFAHRGWREAVPFMAHCSMKWATFLLSLRAYVETGTGRPAPDDLKIDNWN, translated from the coding sequence ATGCCCGACATCATCCATCGCCTCGGTACCACCGCGCCACTCGCCACCGTGTACGACGCGCTTGCCACCGTATCGGGCATCGCCGGCTGGTGGACGCGCGCCACCACCGGCACCAGCACTGTTGGTGAACGCATCACCTCGCGCTTCCACGCCCCTGATGGCACGGAAGTCGGCGCCTTTGTTTACGAAGTCCGCGACCTGGTCCCCGGGCAGCGTGTTCGCTGGCACGTCATTGAAGGCCCCGAGGAGTGGGTGGGCACGGATATCGAATTCCACATTGCGCAGGAGGGTGAACACAGCATCGTGCTGTTTGCGCACCGCGGTTGGCGCGAGGCTGTGCCCTTCATGGCGCACTGCAGCATGAAGTGGGCGACCTTTCTGCTCAGTCTGCGCGCCTACGTGGAAACCGGCACCGGCCGTCCCGCGCCCGACGATCTCAAGATCGACAACTGGAACTGA
- a CDS encoding excinuclease ABC subunit UvrA has protein sequence MSPRAHDDTLHPADQHDRIRIRGARENNLRGIDLELPKRRLTVFAGVSGSGKSSLVFGTIAAESQRLINETYSAFLQGFMPSIGRPDVDALDGLTTAIIVDQERMGANVRSTVGTATDANAMLRVLFSRLATPRLGSPNAYSFNVPSVRAVGTMTVEKGSAKTEKKVFEVLGGMCPRCEGMGVINDIDRTQLYDARKSLSEGAITVPGYTAEGWQARMFEAAGLDISKPIARYNKKELDLLLHQEPMKVKVAGANLTYEGLLPRIQKSFLSKDVEAMQPHIRAFVERAVTFTTCPDCQGTRLNDSARSSRIGAHNMADVCAMQISDLAEWVRSLREPSVAPLLAKLQHTLDSFVEVGLGYLSLDRASGTLSGGEAQRTKMIRHLGSALTDVTYVFDEPSIGLHPHDIQRMNALLLRLRDQGNTVLVVEHKPETIAIADTVVELGPGAGTSGGQVVFQGTVEALKQSGTLTGRHLETRAQLKPTVRRSTGALKVRDAHTHNLQHVNVDIPLGVLVVVTGVAGSGKSSLIHGSVSGQSGVVTVDQSAIKGSRRSNPATYTDALEPIRKAFAKANGVKPALFSANSEGACPTCNGAGVIYTDLGMMAGVSSPCEDCAGRRFQASVLAYRLAGKNIADVYDLSVDEALDFFSDGDARTPAAAAILQRLVDVGLGYIRLGQPLTTLSGGERQRLKLATHMGTDASVYVLDEPTTGLHLADLQHLLALLDRLVDSGKSVIVIEHHLAVMAHADWLIDMGPGAGHDGGRVVFEGTPADLVARAANDTGSLTGRHLREYVGAGTPQPKSRRKP, from the coding sequence ATGAGCCCGCGCGCGCACGACGACACTCTTCACCCGGCCGACCAGCACGACCGCATTCGCATTCGCGGCGCCCGCGAGAACAACCTGCGCGGCATCGATCTCGAGTTGCCCAAACGACGGCTCACCGTCTTTGCCGGCGTTTCCGGTTCCGGCAAGTCATCGCTGGTCTTCGGCACGATCGCCGCCGAGTCGCAGCGGCTCATCAACGAAACGTACAGCGCGTTTCTGCAGGGCTTCATGCCGTCCATCGGGCGTCCCGACGTGGACGCGCTGGATGGACTGACCACGGCCATCATCGTGGATCAGGAGCGCATGGGCGCGAATGTGCGCTCCACCGTCGGCACGGCCACCGACGCCAACGCCATGCTGCGCGTGCTGTTCAGCCGTCTTGCCACACCACGTCTGGGTTCGCCCAACGCCTACTCCTTCAACGTGCCGTCCGTGCGCGCCGTGGGCACCATGACGGTGGAGAAGGGCAGCGCCAAGACCGAGAAGAAGGTTTTCGAGGTGCTGGGCGGCATGTGCCCGCGCTGCGAAGGCATGGGGGTCATCAACGACATCGACCGCACGCAGCTCTACGACGCGCGCAAGTCGCTGAGCGAAGGCGCCATCACGGTGCCGGGCTACACTGCAGAGGGCTGGCAGGCTCGCATGTTCGAAGCGGCGGGCCTCGACATCAGCAAGCCCATCGCGCGCTACAACAAGAAAGAGCTCGATCTCCTGCTGCATCAGGAGCCGATGAAGGTGAAGGTGGCCGGCGCCAACCTCACCTACGAGGGACTCCTTCCGCGCATCCAGAAGTCCTTCCTTTCGAAGGACGTGGAGGCCATGCAGCCCCACATCCGTGCCTTCGTGGAACGCGCCGTCACCTTCACCACCTGCCCGGATTGTCAGGGGACGCGGCTCAACGACAGCGCGCGCAGCTCACGGATCGGTGCGCACAACATGGCCGATGTCTGTGCCATGCAGATCAGCGACCTCGCCGAGTGGGTGCGCAGTCTGCGGGAGCCGAGCGTCGCGCCGCTGCTGGCCAAGCTGCAGCACACGCTGGACAGCTTCGTGGAAGTGGGTCTGGGCTATCTCAGTCTCGACCGCGCGTCGGGCACGTTGTCAGGCGGCGAAGCGCAGCGGACCAAGATGATCCGCCATCTGGGGTCGGCGCTCACTGACGTCACCTACGTGTTCGACGAGCCGTCCATTGGTCTGCATCCGCACGACATCCAGCGCATGAACGCGCTGCTGCTGCGGCTGCGCGACCAGGGCAATACCGTACTGGTGGTGGAGCACAAGCCCGAGACCATTGCCATTGCCGACACCGTGGTCGAACTGGGCCCCGGCGCTGGCACGTCCGGTGGGCAGGTGGTGTTTCAGGGCACGGTGGAAGCGCTCAAGCAGAGTGGAACGCTGACCGGTCGGCACCTCGAGACCCGCGCGCAGCTCAAACCCACGGTCCGCCGATCCACCGGGGCGCTCAAGGTGCGGGATGCGCACACGCACAACCTGCAGCATGTCAACGTGGACATTCCGCTGGGCGTGCTGGTGGTGGTGACCGGTGTGGCCGGCTCGGGCAAGAGTTCGCTCATTCATGGATCGGTGAGCGGCCAGAGCGGTGTGGTGACCGTGGATCAGAGCGCCATCAAGGGGTCACGGCGCAGCAACCCCGCCACCTACACCGATGCGCTCGAGCCCATTCGCAAGGCCTTTGCCAAGGCCAATGGGGTGAAGCCGGCGCTGTTCAGCGCCAACTCGGAAGGTGCCTGTCCGACCTGCAACGGCGCCGGCGTGATCTACACGGACCTTGGCATGATGGCGGGTGTGAGTTCACCCTGCGAAGATTGCGCGGGGCGACGCTTTCAGGCCTCGGTGCTGGCCTATCGTCTGGCGGGCAAGAACATCGCCGATGTCTACGATCTGTCGGTTGACGAGGCGCTCGACTTCTTCAGCGACGGCGACGCGCGCACGCCGGCCGCGGCGGCCATTCTGCAGCGGCTCGTCGATGTGGGCCTCGGGTACATCCGCCTGGGGCAGCCACTCACCACGTTGTCCGGCGGTGAACGCCAGCGTCTCAAGCTGGCCACGCACATGGGAACCGACGCGTCGGTCTATGTGCTCGATGAACCCACCACGGGTCTGCATCTCGCCGACCTGCAGCATCTGCTCGCGCTGCTTGACCGTCTGGTGGACAGCGGCAAGTCGGTGATTGTCATCGAGCATCATCTCGCTGTCATGGCGCACGCCGACTGGCTCATCGACATGGGGCCCGGCGCGGGACATGATGGCGGTCGTGTGGTGTTCGAGGGCACGCCGGCGGACTTGGTCGCGCGCGCCGCAAACGACACGGGCTCACTCACCGGCCGGCATCTGCGCGAATACGTCGGCGCCGGCACGCCGCAGCCGAAGTCCCGCAGGAAACCCTGA
- a CDS encoding exodeoxyribonuclease III, whose amino-acid sequence MKIYSWNVNGLRSVINKGVFLPFIEAHRPDVLCLQETKSEQSQVDIDLPDYHEYWNSASTKGYSGTAIFSRTKPLSVQNGFSKTIAKKYNLVDDEGRDSASEGRVITAEFEQCYVVTVYTPNAKEDLSRLPLRHAHWDPAFLAHCKALEKKKPVVFCGDLNVAHTELDLANPKPNRGKKGFTDEERAGFQAFVDAGFVDTLRLFREGNGHYSWWSHRANARARNIGWRIDYVLVSGTLRNKVRAADIHPEIMGSDHCPVSITLDID is encoded by the coding sequence ATGAAGATCTACTCGTGGAACGTCAACGGCCTGCGCTCGGTCATCAACAAGGGCGTGTTTCTTCCCTTCATTGAGGCGCACCGTCCCGACGTGCTCTGCCTGCAGGAAACCAAGTCGGAGCAGAGTCAGGTGGACATCGACCTTCCGGACTACCACGAGTACTGGAACTCGGCGAGCACCAAGGGCTACTCGGGCACGGCCATCTTCTCGCGCACCAAGCCGCTGTCGGTGCAGAACGGCTTCTCGAAGACCATCGCGAAGAAGTACAACCTCGTCGATGACGAAGGCCGCGACAGTGCCAGCGAAGGCCGGGTCATCACGGCCGAATTCGAGCAGTGCTACGTGGTGACGGTGTACACACCAAACGCCAAGGAAGACCTGAGCCGCTTGCCACTGCGTCATGCGCACTGGGACCCGGCGTTTCTCGCGCACTGCAAGGCTCTGGAAAAGAAGAAGCCGGTGGTGTTCTGCGGTGATCTCAATGTCGCGCACACCGAACTCGATCTCGCCAACCCCAAGCCGAACCGGGGGAAGAAGGGCTTCACCGACGAGGAGCGCGCGGGCTTTCAGGCTTTTGTGGACGCGGGCTTTGTGGACACGCTGCGTCTCTTTCGCGAAGGCAATGGGCACTACAGCTGGTGGAGTCACCGCGCCAATGCGCGTGCGCGGAACATCGGTTGGCGCATCGACTACGTGCTGGTGTCCGGCACGCTTCGCAACAAGGTACGTGCCGCTGACATCCATCCCGAAATCATGGGCAGTGATCATTGCCCGGTGAGCATCACACTCGACATCGACTGA
- a CDS encoding Ig-like domain-containing protein, with protein MSKSTLFASHQLLRSPAAAVLALTLLAACDERATEPLPPPADQPDRVEQIDLRQATFRLGQGDSASIQPRLVGRNGRELTGRTVRYTIDDSLIAGIDSTGRLIAKGSGITTVRVASEGVNASARVEVLPGARVHALMRQDGRDIPILVASDSVEWDGVPEYHEVWLESGRLKFIAGAQPRYEVELRYVEYNVRDVDGRREKQLRLVQRETDFGTVQLDAQGAVRMTSEFVWPLEHRATRTADGYTLRYRVAGTNDVLTLSYRAGP; from the coding sequence ATGTCAAAAAGCACGCTGTTCGCTTCACACCAACTTCTGCGTTCACCCGCTGCGGCAGTCTTGGCGCTGACCTTGCTGGCCGCCTGCGACGAGCGCGCAACCGAACCCCTGCCACCGCCTGCGGATCAACCCGATCGCGTCGAGCAAATTGACCTGCGTCAGGCCACGTTCCGGCTCGGTCAGGGCGATAGTGCCAGTATCCAGCCGCGTCTCGTGGGTCGCAACGGCCGCGAACTGACGGGACGTACCGTGCGCTACACGATCGATGATTCGCTCATTGCGGGCATCGATTCCACGGGGCGACTGATCGCAAAGGGCTCCGGCATTACCACTGTGCGTGTTGCCAGCGAGGGTGTGAACGCATCAGCGCGCGTTGAGGTGCTGCCTGGCGCTCGTGTGCATGCCCTCATGCGCCAGGACGGTCGCGATATCCCCATCCTCGTCGCCAGCGACTCCGTGGAATGGGATGGAGTGCCGGAATACCACGAGGTGTGGCTCGAGAGCGGCCGGCTCAAGTTCATCGCCGGTGCGCAGCCACGGTACGAAGTGGAGTTGCGGTACGTGGAGTACAACGTGCGCGACGTGGACGGCCGGCGGGAAAAGCAGCTCCGCTTGGTGCAGCGCGAGACAGACTTTGGCACGGTGCAGCTCGATGCGCAGGGCGCTGTGCGCATGACGTCCGAGTTTGTCTGGCCCCTCGAGCATCGCGCGACACGAACCGCCGATGGCTACACCTTGCGGTATCGCGTGGCGGGAACGAACGATGTGCTCACCCTCAGTTATCGCGCTGGCCCCTGA
- a CDS encoding esterase/lipase family protein, which yields METIAMPKRPIVIIHGYSDKGESFRGWRDLLVNRLGYDPGQVHICSYRSLTNEISIKDIAEGFDRALRLQTSLKEGQAFDAIVHSTGMLVIRAWLTQYGAAQSPLRNLIALAPATFGSPLAHKGRSFIGSVFKGDKNLLSPDFMEAGDEVLFGLELGSRFTWDLAHRDLFGDDPFYGPTKRTPYVFVFCGTKSYGGIRKLINEPGTDGTVRWAGTPLNSRKFILDLTERRREANAPRAKTEPFRNVDIDFIPIEGKDHGSIVKDPGDLLIDLVEKALAVDSAASFEQYMKDARKRTKTALEGLTPYQQFIIRAVDERGDAIPDWNLQFFVGDLHKQRWKEFAVDVHVFARDKSLRCFHVKLDDLGDLKTGTFMLKVIATTGTDFVSYYGTGSEMLNVAPGTPGKRWDAQIMLQNQIDADTTLFHPFTTTLIEIVLNREPMPLDYTLPNEVTRWLVD from the coding sequence ATGGAGACCATCGCAATGCCCAAGCGTCCCATCGTCATCATTCACGGCTACAGCGACAAGGGCGAGAGCTTTCGCGGCTGGCGTGACCTTCTCGTCAACCGGCTCGGCTACGACCCGGGTCAGGTGCACATCTGCAGCTATCGTTCGCTCACCAACGAGATCTCGATCAAGGATATCGCCGAGGGCTTCGATCGCGCGCTGCGCCTGCAAACCAGTCTCAAGGAGGGGCAAGCCTTCGATGCCATCGTGCATTCCACGGGCATGCTGGTCATTCGGGCCTGGCTCACCCAGTATGGCGCGGCGCAGTCGCCGCTTCGCAACCTCATCGCATTGGCGCCGGCCACCTTCGGCTCACCGCTCGCGCACAAGGGGCGCAGCTTCATCGGGTCCGTATTCAAGGGCGACAAGAATCTGCTTTCACCGGACTTCATGGAAGCCGGCGATGAGGTGCTGTTCGGCCTCGAACTGGGCAGTCGCTTCACCTGGGATCTCGCGCACCGCGACCTCTTCGGCGACGATCCCTTTTACGGTCCCACCAAGCGCACACCGTACGTGTTTGTGTTCTGTGGCACCAAGTCCTACGGCGGCATCCGCAAGCTCATCAACGAGCCGGGAACGGACGGCACCGTGCGCTGGGCCGGCACGCCGCTCAACTCCCGAAAATTCATCCTCGATCTCACCGAGCGGCGGCGTGAAGCCAATGCGCCGCGTGCCAAGACCGAACCGTTCCGCAACGTCGATATTGATTTCATCCCCATTGAGGGCAAGGATCACGGCAGCATCGTCAAGGATCCTGGCGACTTGCTCATTGATCTCGTGGAGAAGGCCTTGGCCGTGGACAGCGCCGCGAGTTTCGAGCAGTACATGAAAGACGCGCGCAAGCGCACCAAGACGGCACTCGAGGGGCTCACGCCCTATCAGCAGTTCATCATTCGCGCGGTGGACGAACGCGGCGACGCCATTCCCGACTGGAATCTCCAGTTCTTCGTGGGTGACCTGCACAAGCAGCGCTGGAAGGAGTTTGCGGTGGACGTGCATGTCTTCGCACGGGACAAGAGCCTGCGCTGCTTCCACGTCAAGCTTGACGATCTGGGCGATCTCAAGACCGGCACCTTCATGCTCAAGGTCATTGCCACCACCGGCACGGACTTTGTGAGCTACTACGGGACCGGCTCAGAGATGCTCAACGTCGCGCCGGGCACTCCCGGCAAGCGCTGGGATGCCCAGATCATGCTGCAGAATCAGATCGACGCGGACACGACACTCTTCCACCCGTTCACCACCACGCTCATCGAGATCGTGCTCAACCGCGAGCCCATGCCACTGGACTACACGCTACCCAACGAGGTGACGCGCTGGCTCGTGGACTGA
- a CDS encoding winged helix-turn-helix transcriptional regulator yields MLGRTYDREVCSAARALEVVGERWSLLILRNAAFAGCTRFTDFQQRLGVAPNILSVRLALFVEEGLMETMLGESGHLEYHLTRKGQDLTPAIVALTAWGDRWAAPDGPPIAYGHAGCEGIVRMQLVCERCGEQVEAPQLTARPTAAMAAARQRRRLPPLPPR; encoded by the coding sequence ATGCTCGGACGCACTTACGACCGTGAGGTTTGCTCCGCCGCCCGTGCCCTTGAGGTGGTGGGCGAGCGCTGGAGTCTGCTCATTCTCCGCAATGCCGCCTTTGCCGGCTGCACGCGATTCACCGATTTCCAACAGCGGCTCGGTGTGGCCCCCAACATCCTCTCGGTCCGCCTCGCGCTCTTTGTTGAGGAAGGACTGATGGAGACCATGCTCGGCGAGAGCGGTCACCTGGAGTACCACTTGACCCGGAAGGGGCAGGATCTCACGCCGGCCATTGTTGCTCTTACCGCCTGGGGCGATCGCTGGGCGGCGCCCGACGGGCCGCCTATCGCCTATGGGCATGCCGGCTGCGAGGGCATCGTCCGCATGCAACTCGTTTGCGAACGCTGCGGCGAGCAGGTGGAGGCGCCGCAACTCACTGCGCGCCCAACTGCTGCCATGGCAGCCGCGCGCCAACGGCGTCGGCTACCGCCGTTGCCGCCGCGCTGA